From Chryseobacterium sp. H1D6B, a single genomic window includes:
- a CDS encoding S46 family peptidase: MTKKILLSVFLLPAAMAFAQQYGGMWIPTELNEKEMKDLGMKISAKDIFNTQKSSIKDAVVQFNGGCTAEIISPKGLLLTNHHCGYSNIQAHSTVENDLLSNGFWAKNMSEELPNPTAKAEFIVDIKEVTNQILEGTDHLTEPDLSKKINNNIEVYKNSQKIEPYQSISVKSMYYGNKYYAYVTETYKDVRLVGAPPQSIGKFGSDTDNWVWPRHTGDFSMFRIYADKNNKPAEYSKDNVPYVPKHYLPVSIKDKNENDFTFVFGFPGRTTEYLPAAAVEKIMTETDPARIAVRDVALKTLDERMRADNATRIKYASKYASVANYWKKWIGEVEGLKKSNAVEKKVMYEGSLVAKNPEIKTTLDQLNKLYSDQSPYALNNAYYTEVIRNAETLTLASYFSTYIADVEAGRMDEKGLTAFKNKLSAFYKDYSAELDAKVTAKLLALYANKTAPQFLPSGFDKLKNEAQNIQTIEDISKNSVITGRTAVNGASLTADIDKAFSNQDKLIKTVKKDPVYQLYTTMKDTYMKTADPQFTSMQTKIDALQKKFMAEQISTDKDRKFFPDANSTLRVTYGKVKGSTPKDAVSYDYQTHLAGVMEKYIPGDYEFDVPKKLIDLYKKKDFGVYKDKTGDVPVGFTATNHTTGGNSGSPALDAYGNLVGLNFDRQWEGTMSDINYDPRFSRNIMVDTKYILFIIDKFADSKWLIDEMKIVK, encoded by the coding sequence ATGACGAAAAAGATACTTCTATCTGTATTTCTTTTGCCGGCTGCAATGGCTTTTGCTCAGCAATATGGCGGGATGTGGATTCCTACTGAGCTGAATGAAAAGGAGATGAAAGATTTAGGAATGAAAATATCAGCTAAAGATATCTTCAACACCCAGAAATCAAGTATAAAAGATGCTGTTGTACAGTTCAATGGAGGATGTACTGCTGAAATTATTTCACCAAAAGGACTGCTTCTTACCAACCACCACTGCGGATACAGCAATATCCAGGCTCATTCTACGGTTGAAAATGACCTTTTATCCAATGGATTCTGGGCTAAAAATATGAGTGAGGAACTTCCAAATCCTACTGCAAAAGCAGAGTTCATTGTAGATATCAAAGAAGTTACTAATCAAATCTTAGAAGGAACAGATCATCTTACTGAACCTGACCTTTCCAAAAAAATAAATAACAATATTGAGGTTTATAAAAACTCTCAAAAAATAGAACCTTATCAGTCTATTTCTGTAAAATCCATGTATTACGGAAATAAATATTACGCTTACGTAACGGAGACGTACAAAGACGTGCGTCTTGTAGGAGCACCTCCTCAAAGCATCGGGAAATTCGGAAGCGATACAGACAATTGGGTTTGGCCTAGACATACAGGAGATTTCTCAATGTTTAGAATTTATGCTGATAAAAACAACAAACCGGCAGAATACTCTAAAGACAATGTTCCTTACGTTCCGAAACATTATCTTCCTGTTTCTATTAAAGATAAAAACGAGAATGATTTCACTTTTGTATTCGGTTTTCCAGGAAGAACAACAGAATATCTTCCGGCAGCAGCAGTAGAAAAGATCATGACAGAAACAGATCCTGCAAGAATTGCTGTCCGTGATGTAGCTTTAAAAACTTTAGACGAAAGAATGCGTGCAGACAATGCAACACGTATTAAATATGCTTCAAAATATGCTTCTGTAGCCAATTACTGGAAAAAATGGATCGGTGAAGTAGAAGGATTGAAAAAATCTAATGCTGTAGAAAAGAAAGTAATGTATGAAGGTTCTTTGGTTGCTAAAAACCCTGAAATAAAAACTACTTTAGACCAGCTAAACAAACTTTACAGCGACCAGTCTCCATACGCTTTAAACAATGCTTATTATACTGAAGTTATAAGAAATGCTGAAACTTTAACCTTAGCAAGCTATTTCTCTACTTATATTGCTGATGTAGAAGCTGGAAGAATGGATGAAAAAGGACTTACTGCTTTTAAAAATAAATTATCTGCATTCTACAAAGATTACAGCGCTGAGTTAGATGCAAAAGTAACCGCAAAACTATTGGCTCTATACGCTAATAAAACAGCTCCTCAATTCCTGCCTTCAGGGTTTGATAAACTTAAAAATGAGGCTCAGAATATCCAGACTATAGAAGATATTTCTAAGAATTCCGTCATTACAGGAAGAACTGCTGTAAACGGGGCTTCTTTAACCGCTGATATCGATAAAGCGTTCTCTAACCAAGATAAATTGATCAAAACAGTAAAGAAAGATCCTGTTTATCAGCTATACACTACTATGAAAGATACGTACATGAAAACTGCCGATCCTCAGTTTACGTCTATGCAGACAAAAATTGATGCGCTTCAGAAAAAATTCATGGCCGAGCAGATCTCAACCGATAAAGACAGAAAATTCTTCCCGGATGCCAATTCTACGCTTCGTGTCACATACGGAAAAGTAAAAGGATCTACTCCAAAAGATGCTGTATCTTACGACTACCAGACACATTTAGCGGGAGTTATGGAAAAATACATTCCTGGAGATTATGAATTTGATGTTCCTAAAAAACTGATCGATCTTTACAAGAAAAAAGACTTCGGGGTTTATAAAGATAAAACAGGAGACGTTCCTGTAGGATTTACAGCAACCAACCATACAACAGGAGGAAACTCCGGAAGTCCTGCTTTAGATGCTTACGGAAACTTGGTTGGATTAAACTTCGACAGACAGTGGGAAGGAACGATGAGTGATATCAATTACGACCCTCGTTTCAGCAGAAATATTATGGTGGATACCAAATACATTCTTTTCATCATTGATAAATTTGCCGATTCAAAATGGCTGATCGATGAAATGAAAATTGTAAAGTAA
- a CDS encoding copper resistance protein NlpE — MMKYKTQILGIATVTFLASCSPKEKTNEGSLDSKVDSTSMPADSLAKAPADSLTKPYADTAHNSQNSVDWNGTYEATVPCADCPGIKTSLTLNKDNTFAITEEYIDKKSKSDDKGTFEWNKEGSIITLNGKNSKYKYQVGENKLIQLDMEGKEITGPSKDLYVFKKK, encoded by the coding sequence ATGATGAAATATAAAACACAAATTTTAGGAATTGCTACAGTAACTTTTCTAGCTTCATGTTCTCCAAAGGAGAAAACAAATGAAGGATCTTTAGATTCAAAAGTTGATTCAACATCTATGCCTGCAGATAGCCTTGCCAAAGCACCTGCGGATAGTCTTACCAAGCCTTATGCAGATACTGCTCATAACTCTCAAAATTCTGTAGACTGGAATGGAACATATGAAGCAACAGTTCCCTGTGCCGACTGTCCAGGAATAAAAACCTCTTTAACTCTGAATAAAGACAATACGTTTGCTATTACAGAAGAATACATCGACAAAAAATCGAAAAGTGATGATAAAGGTACCTTTGAATGGAATAAAGAAGGAAGTATAATCACTTTGAACGGGAAAAATTCAAAATACAAATATCAGGTAGGCGAAAATAAATTGATACAGCTTGACATGGAAGGTAAAGAAATTACCGGACCAAGCAAAGATCTCTACGTTTTCAAGAAAAAATAA
- a CDS encoding MgtC/SapB family protein, which produces MDFLQDHYSIQNGLLLILISVFLGLFIGAEREYRNKSAGLRTFILVCFGACLFTILSIKIGVQNPDRLAANIITGIGFLGAGVIFKGDNKVEGITTATTIWATASIGMAVGSGYVYLSLLGTALVLIILSFLTYLQNYIDNHHKIREYKITTLASQELEHCEKLFKEYHLKFMMVNQQYTQGNLITAWKLTGHNKYHEDLIRQLIKDEKIKAYQF; this is translated from the coding sequence ATGGATTTTTTACAGGATCACTATTCTATTCAAAATGGACTGCTGCTGATATTAATTTCAGTATTTCTGGGTCTTTTTATAGGAGCAGAAAGAGAATACAGGAATAAATCTGCAGGGCTGCGGACTTTTATTCTGGTATGTTTCGGAGCTTGTTTATTCACCATTCTTTCCATTAAGATAGGCGTTCAGAATCCAGACCGTCTGGCCGCCAATATCATTACTGGAATTGGTTTTTTAGGAGCAGGTGTTATTTTTAAAGGGGACAATAAAGTGGAGGGAATTACCACCGCCACAACAATCTGGGCAACAGCTTCCATAGGAATGGCAGTGGGTTCAGGATATGTCTATCTGTCCCTGCTGGGAACTGCTTTGGTTCTAATCATTTTAAGTTTTCTTACTTATCTTCAGAATTATATAGATAACCATCATAAAATAAGAGAATATAAAATTACAACATTAGCTTCACAGGAGCTGGAGCATTGTGAAAAGCTTTTCAAAGAATATCATTTAAAATTTATGATGGTGAACCAGCAGTATACCCAGGGTAATCTGATTACAGCATGGAAACTTACCGGGCATAATAAATACCATGAGGATTTAATCAGACAGCTGATAAAAGATGAAAAAATAAAAGCTTATCAATTTTAA